In Melanotaenia boesemani isolate fMelBoe1 chromosome 1, fMelBoe1.pri, whole genome shotgun sequence, the genomic window ACGTCCCTGTCGAGATGCAGCTGACATGGGCAGGGTTTTTGGGGTGAAGCTCTCAGAGTTTGCCCTTGGAAAAAGGCCTGGTATCTGGATTGGTTCCAGGCCAGAAATGGGGAGCTCTTGAAGTGTAGACGGTGGATCTTCAGCCTGTCTATTGGGCCCTTCCTGTAGAGATTCTCCTGGTGTTTTAGGAGTGATAGGGCTCTTCAGAATTTCTGTGGCAGACATGCGGTAGCTAGAATCAGACCTGCTACCCTTCTTCAGCAACAAAAGTTTAAACTCCTCATTGGATGTGCTGGATTTCTTAGCACTCCGATAGATTGGCACAGGGGCTCGCTGTGACCCAACAGCATTGGCTAAAGTAGCTGGGAAGTTAAGTGGAGGGGCTGGAGGGACAATGCTGGTGGAGACATTGCTGGTGATCACTGGGGCTGTAGGGCAGAGACGGGACTTCACATTTAGGTCTCCTGAATCTTTACGGCCCAAAACCTTTCTCTTGGATCTGAATGGAGAAAGCACAATATAGTGCTGATTAAAATTTACACAATGAATGAATAGATAACACAAACTTAAAAACAACTAACATTTTAGAAGTTTGATTGCCTGTCAAATCTGACAAATAGGTGTACACTGGACGCATTGAATTATAATGACAATATATTGAGTACCAATACATCACCTGTGTATCATTGCAAACAGGTCTTCAGTTGTACGGGTCTTGTTGGGTGATGTGATGATAATATCGTCATCCACTTTGGTGTCATCCATCAGAGGTGAGAGTGAATTATCACTTGGTGTGGAATCTGTGGCACACAACAGACCTATCTCATGTCATCTGGTTGTCTAATCAGTACACTATTTGTGAAATAACAGACTTCTATAATATcctacatgtttatttttttttttttcattcattttggaAAAAGAGAGCTACAGGAGAATTAATCAGTTGAATTTACTTTAAAAGCTTACCTTTGCTAAAGTAATCCTCAGTGTCAGGAGTGGTTGAGTCATCTTTGCTCTCTTGTGGCTGTTGCTGATGGGCACTTCTGGTAGCACCTGATGTCACTTCCCCCTCTTCTTCCTGCACTTCATGTCCTCCTTTCTTTGCATCGCTGATTAGGTAAGGATGCGATGTCTCTATTGTGTTACCAGGCACTTTGACTGGACTAGCCCAGGGCCCTGAGTCTGAGTGGTATCCCCCAGCAAATTCATATGCTGGGGGTGGAGGGTGGTCAGATCGCATGCCTCCTCTGGAACACGCAGCCCTCAGTGGCTCTTTCACctgctcttcttcttcctcctcctcatcttcatcttcttcatcatcctggGAAAATGAACGTTCCCCCAAAACCCTAAATTCAGAGTGTGCATGAGATGAGTGGGTGAGCCCTCTGAACTCTGCATGAGAGTGGATATGTGTGTGTAGATCCACAGGTGAAGGGTGGGGAGCACGTGGCACTGGTCTATGTAGAGGTGAGCTGTCCTCAGAAAGGTCTGAAGATGGGTCCAGCCGAGTTCTGAAGGCAGTCATAGCCCAGAAGGTTCCAGGCCCATAACGGTCCTGTCTGAGTAGCAGGCTTTCATAGGATGGAGGTCCATCAGGGTGGCGGCCAGGGGGAGTAGGTTGTGAATGTTCAGGGGAGGAGGTGTGGTCGAGACATGGCGGTCTGGGAGGTGGCCTGCGAGGAGGTAGAGGCCTTGCGTTAACAGGTGGAGGACCCCAAGTAGAACTACTGGGAGGACATTTTGGTCTTGTCACTGTTTCTGTTCCACTTGtttcctgatgggttgtggaaGGACTCTGTTGATCTGTAGATTGACTAGTAGAATGGAGTGGTACAGAACGAAGGGTAGATGGAGTTATCACTAATAGATTTGAGTTTGGAGTTACTGAAGCAGAGCTTAAACTTGGTAGTGGGTTAGTATTTGGTGTCTCAGGAGCCAACATCTTTGTTCCACtagctaaaatatttgcaattcTGTGTTTGCTATGGtggagtgtgtgcatgtggtgtGTCCGGTGGGATAGTGTGTGTCTGACATAGCCACCTTGAAGAACATTGAGATCAAGTTGAGAAGGTGGAGGTGGAAAGTCAGGGTCTTTCTTATAGCAGGTCGAAACTGAAGCTCCATCTCTGGGAAAGTGCTGcaaggaagagagagaagacTTCCTTTCTGGTACTTTGGGCTTTCTCTTGCCAGTTGAAGGAGACAATGGTCCTGGGAAGAATGCTGCTGAAGATGAGGGCAAGGTTGATGTTGGAGTTTCTGATTGACTTGAATAGCCACTTGATGGTGACGCTAGGCCAGCCAGTTTCTCAGGTGACCCAAGTTTAAAGTCTCCAGGTGGGAGAGGTGGACTAGTTGTCTTGATCTCTGTAGCCTGGGCATTGGCCTGGTTTGGGGTTTCAGTAGAAGAGGAAGAGCTGTCTGGTGACTTGATACACTCCATGACAGTGGTACCTGTGGCTGTGCTGGAGTTGGACATAGATGTGTACTCACCGTTGTTGGATTTGAGCTCACTATTGTGAAGCCACAGATCTGCATAGTCAGATTGCACTGCACCTTCATCCTTAAAagagtgtgtgtctgcagagctgaaagACATGGGCTCTACTATGTCCATGGTTTGACCCAGTCCCATACCTCCCCAAGTTCCCAAAGGCTCTGCCACTAGACAGGATGTCTGTAAGGGTTCTGGAGCACCTCCAAGTTCAAGGTCCAGTTCTAGTTTCATATCTGTGGAAGACAAGGTAAGTTCTTGTTCACTAACCATCTTTGGTTGATCTTGATCTGCTTGTGTGTCCGTTCCAACATCAACACTACCACTGGTCTCCTTCAGTGAAGAGGTCCGTTTTGGTGGTGGAGGCTTGACTTTTAGTTTCCTCAGTGGACGACAAGCCCTTCCAAGAGTCATAGTCCCTACATTGAAATCAGCTGAGGGCTGGGAATAAACTCCATGGGATAATGGTGCTACCACAGTGTTGGACTGATCACAATCGGGCCCTGGGTCTGCATAGTTATACATGTATCCTCTGTAATTCTGACTCCCCAAACACTCCCCAAAATTCTGAGAGGATGGGTAGAAACCGTCCATATCAGATGAGTAATGAGAGCCAAGCTCTTTTTCAACATTGCATGTTTTGTCACTGAAACATGTCTGATCTTCTAAACCTTGTTTTGAGCTGTATTCTTGGACAAGTCCATGGGTCTGATTCAGATTCTGGGTTTGGTCTGGGTCTTGGTCTGGATCAGTCTGGTCTTGGTCTGGAGGGTATGTCCACTCCCCCTCACTGGCTGTACTGACCCCTGCATCATCCAGCTGGTCTGTGGCTGAGGATGTAAATGAGCTTGATCTGTGGCCCTGGCCCTGGGGTCTGAGGTCGGAATGGTATGAAGGATCGAGTGAGAATCCCTCGTCAATGGCATTGGGCACAGTGTTGAGTGATAGCTCTGAATCACAGTGGGATGAGCCTGTCAGTggtggagaggaaggtggaggaatGGTTTCAGATGTTTGTGAGGGGCAGGTTGAACTGGAGCCACTCCAGTTCCCACTTGATGACTGGTGGTCTTCTTTATGGTCCACATGGCTGCCTAAAACTCCTGTTGTAGACACTGAATGAATCGGGCTGCTGAAAGTATCAGAACTGGATGAGATTTCACAGCTACCCATGTCAGCCTTGCGAGGCAGGCGAGAGCGACCCCTCTCCATCCAACCATGCTCTGggctccctcctcctccactcccTCTGTCTCTTTCGCTAGATCGCTGCAACCTTTTTAAGCTTCCAAGTTGCAATGACTCAGGTGCTGCCTGATCATCTGTGCTTTCTTCTTCATCCttcatcaacatcatcttcattcTTGGGCTGGGCCCTGGTGGAATAAAGTCCTCAGCTTCATAAGGTGACaattcttcatcttcatcatcatcatcataattgtcatcatcatcatcatcatcttcatcgctGTCCAATAGACGTCCGCCTTCCCGTGGAAGGCTACGTGAACGCAAGCGCCCACCATGGACTGAAGCCATGGTGTATGTGGAGTCTGACTGGTCACCCAGGGAAGAAATATTGCCAGTGGAATGGGACAGAGAAGCAGGGATTCCCTGGTGGCAACGTTGAGCTCTAATGCGCCTTCTGGAGGGAGCAGCTGTACCTAAAATGGTCAATCAGAAGAGATGTGTTAGGGACAAAAGGGGATGTTTCTTAATACAGCTCTCTAATTACAGATGTGTACACACTATACCTAGgtggtataaataaatattttgaatcAATGGCCCGAGTTCCAGGATGAAAGTATATTGGCAGCTTTCAGATGTCCTGTCATAACATCTATTTAAAATAGATTATTCAAGCATTAACCTAAAACTGGTCACAGCAACggcaaaaaatttaatttagttgtcGTTCTGCAAAATATAACCATTTATATTTCTCCATTCTCAGAAACATACACGCTATAAGAAAATCATCTGTCTGGCAGCCAGAGTCACGAGTGTGATGGAGACGGCCACTAATTGAGACGTCTTCTTGACAGAGAGAGAGTTGGTGTGGGTTGGCATGGATGATCACTGTGCGCTCTCTTGCTACAGGTGATTCATCCGAGTCTGAAAGCAAAGGAAAAGAGCAGATCTAATTTGTAGAATATCATATACAAAAAAATTCTTTAGAGAATTACAGTTACGACAAGATAAGCAAATACATTGCTACATTACAAAGCAAGGCAaggtaagtttatttgtatagcagaATTCAACGACCGGGTGATTcacagtgctttacagaaaataagaagcataatttaatatttaaaaaaacaaaacaaaaaggaaatagaaagaacattggataaaaactgtattaaaacattatcaagttttaaaattcaagcttaaaagaaacatgcagatttggacatttaaaaaaaaaaaaaaactattgaaatgcagcagagaacaggtgggtctttaatctggatttaaataaactgagtgtttcagc contains:
- the nhsb gene encoding Nance-Horan syndrome protein produces the protein MPFAKRIVEPQLLCRHQIPNDEGLLFEDLCAISNVVLSRTLRQLSDLARHACSLFQELENDILNTNQRVWILQNKIGQIQQTASALDPKKEAVPVSNLDIESKLSAHYQAPWHQQHNVFHPCTRPPCLEELHRNAQLSLRALHQDELQQQLSSSQERNRVTISISVAPPMPTFPSPHTIRRQQRSRLARAQERAEREREMDYQPRKERTVRETEIQTIQRKERPGKETDIQTIQRKATSTGEDENGEVLGGHIVKAPVPSAPLTQNKQTNWSKENIPPSDQKTPGDSHAISSCIIPINVTGVGFDREASARCSLVHSQSVLQRRRKLRRRKTITGIPKRVQQDMDSDESPVARERTVIIHANPHQLSLCQEDVSISGRLHHTRDSGCQTDDFLIACTAAPSRRRIRAQRCHQGIPASLSHSTGNISSLGDQSDSTYTMASVHGGRLRSRSLPREGGRLLDSDEDDDDDDDNYDDDDEDEELSPYEAEDFIPPGPSPRMKMMLMKDEEESTDDQAAPESLQLGSLKRLQRSSERDRGSGGGGSPEHGWMERGRSRLPRKADMGSCEISSSSDTFSSPIHSVSTTGVLGSHVDHKEDHQSSSGNWSGSSSTCPSQTSETIPPPSSPPLTGSSHCDSELSLNTVPNAIDEGFSLDPSYHSDLRPQGQGHRSSSFTSSATDQLDDAGVSTASEGEWTYPPDQDQTDPDQDPDQTQNLNQTHGLVQEYSSKQGLEDQTCFSDKTCNVEKELGSHYSSDMDGFYPSSQNFGECLGSQNYRGYMYNYADPGPDCDQSNTVVAPLSHGVYSQPSADFNVGTMTLGRACRPLRKLKVKPPPPKRTSSLKETSGSVDVGTDTQADQDQPKMVSEQELTLSSTDMKLELDLELGGAPEPLQTSCLVAEPLGTWGGMGLGQTMDIVEPMSFSSADTHSFKDEGAVQSDYADLWLHNSELKSNNGEYTSMSNSSTATGTTVMECIKSPDSSSSSTETPNQANAQATEIKTTSPPLPPGDFKLGSPEKLAGLASPSSGYSSQSETPTSTLPSSSAAFFPGPLSPSTGKRKPKVPERKSSLSSLQHFPRDGASVSTCYKKDPDFPPPPSQLDLNVLQGGYVRHTLSHRTHHMHTLHHSKHRIANILASGTKMLAPETPNTNPLPSLSSASVTPNSNLLVITPSTLRSVPLHSTSQSTDQQSPSTTHQETSGTETVTRPKCPPSSSTWGPPPVNARPLPPRRPPPRPPCLDHTSSPEHSQPTPPGRHPDGPPSYESLLLRQDRYGPGTFWAMTAFRTRLDPSSDLSEDSSPLHRPVPRAPHPSPVDLHTHIHSHAEFRGLTHSSHAHSEFRVLGERSFSQDDEEDEDEEEEEEEQVKEPLRAACSRGGMRSDHPPPPAYEFAGGYHSDSGPWASPVKVPGNTIETSHPYLISDAKKGGHEVQEEEGEVTSGATRSAHQQQPQESKDDSTTPDTEDYFSKGLLCATDSTPSDNSLSPLMDDTKVDDDIIITSPNKTRTTEDLFAMIHRSKRKVLGRKDSGDLNVKSRLCPTAPVITSNVSTSIVPPAPPLNFPATLANAVGSQRAPVPIYRSAKKSSTSNEEFKLLLLKKGSRSDSSYRMSATEILKSPITPKTPGESLQEGPNRQAEDPPSTLQELPISGLEPIQIPGLFPRANSESFTPKTLPMSAASRQGRSRIPPVANSSRYSTRSRLYTAPMQAISEGETENSDGSPHDDRSS